A genome region from Pristis pectinata isolate sPriPec2 chromosome 4, sPriPec2.1.pri, whole genome shotgun sequence includes the following:
- the LOC127569252 gene encoding TRAF-interacting protein with FHA domain-containing protein A-like — MDSVSDSLTQENVPCLFISVCHPGEKEEDVFSFVKFNEPRTYEAHEIVTFGRKNTCNVQLNHGRASRLQFQIEAFLTADSSELQFEIKNLSNRFTLSINGHKLSYLQKQLLPGKSVIQFTDFQFYLEQGGGDSVSKFEVVIKEGSPSRCLVTSARYRSQIETSFPNCQHDPREPIEVGEDLDQYMLS, encoded by the coding sequence ATGGACAGTGTCAGTGACAGTCTCACGCAGGAAAATGTGCCATGCCTTTTCATCAGTGTCTGCCATCCAGGAGAAAAGGAAGAAGATGTTTTCAGCTTTGTCAAATTCAATGAACCACGGACATATGAAGCTCATGAGATAGTGACCTTTGGGAGGAAGAACACTTGCAACGTCCAACTGAACCACGGAAGAGCATCCAGGTTACAGTTTCAGATTGAAGCTTTCCTCACGGCTGACAGCTCAGAActtcaatttgaaataaaaaacctGAGCAACAGGTTTACACTTTCAATTAATGGTCATAAACTAAGCTACCTACAAAAACAGCTCCTGCCAGGGAAATCTGTAATCCAGTTTACTGACTTTCAGTTTTATCTGGAACAAGGAGGTGGTGATTCAGTATCCAAGTTTGAAGTTGTGATTAAGGAGGGCTCCCCTTCACGTTGTCTGGTGACAAGTGCCAGATACCGTTCTCAGATCGAAACGTCTTTTCCTAATTGTCAGCATGATCCACGGGAACCAATAGAAGTTGGTGAAGATCTTGACCAATACATGCTTTCATAA